One part of the Sphingobacterium sp. LZ7M1 genome encodes these proteins:
- the mobC gene encoding plasmid mobilization relaxosome protein MobC, with amino-acid sequence MSKQNRTIKITFRVSEAELFEIERLCRFAGMNMSDLVRMAVLTAKIKPADIPLVDQASFVELKRIGNNINQIARSINAGTIDGNLILTNIQSIRMNVEMLTKYLIHHDSQD; translated from the coding sequence ATGAGTAAACAAAATAGAACTATAAAAATTACTTTCCGAGTTTCTGAAGCTGAGCTTTTTGAAATAGAACGTCTCTGTAGATTTGCCGGAATGAATATGTCAGACTTGGTACGAATGGCCGTGCTTACAGCAAAGATTAAACCTGCAGATATACCCTTAGTAGACCAAGCTTCATTTGTCGAACTTAAAAGGATTGGAAATAATATCAATCAGATTGCTCGAAGCATTAACGCGGGAACTATCGATGGGAACTTGATTTTAACAAACATTCAATCTATCAGGATGAATGTTGAGATGCTTACTAAATATTTGATCCATCATGATAGCCAAGATTAA
- a CDS encoding relaxase/mobilization nuclease domain-containing protein, whose protein sequence is MIAKIKIGKSFIGALEYNTNKINHPDIDERAELLESNFSSLETDSVRKELLFLELLNPGLERTTFHTSLNFGKGEVLSNELMLAIAKEYMHGMGFGDNMYAIVRHNDTDHPHCHILCHRTKLDGKTVSDSNSYHKSNEVLRSLEDKYGLIKVNSIYDATNKNITKNEIEYMLRTKKPTLKAELELLVSVSKDKAADINDFVIRLEQKGIKIFFRQDTDSNPVGLLFLYQGKVIPASKLKKEFVLPRVLEHFELTNHSKLPEFANYINERTNKALVSQGFNSLYVKIRGSVASVFIKAAVNQALSQNKSIDSFIGSLEQSGINCLFNVAKTGRVTGMSLIYNGKAYKSSDIDRNFSSNKIFKKLGYEQVRDSETINKSNAATRARHGDQIPKASVGEVRNIEKQSGRNLQSNKNGDLKIRKTMQPDFKSASGTTRSDNISPEKAEITGKLATDFINNISSIFNPGYSKDGLNTQRNDKKVKNKPSL, encoded by the coding sequence ATGATAGCCAAGATTAAAATAGGAAAAAGTTTTATAGGTGCATTAGAATACAATACCAACAAAATAAATCACCCTGATATCGATGAGCGAGCTGAATTGCTTGAATCAAATTTTTCTTCGTTGGAAACAGATTCTGTTAGAAAAGAACTGCTTTTTTTAGAACTATTAAATCCAGGGCTAGAACGCACTACATTCCACACCAGTTTAAATTTTGGTAAAGGCGAAGTATTATCTAATGAATTAATGCTGGCTATAGCGAAGGAATATATGCATGGAATGGGGTTTGGAGATAATATGTATGCTATTGTTAGGCATAATGATACGGATCATCCGCATTGCCATATTCTTTGTCACCGAACTAAGCTAGATGGAAAGACAGTTTCTGATAGTAACAGTTATCATAAAAGCAATGAGGTTCTTCGGAGTCTAGAAGATAAATATGGTTTAATAAAAGTCAATAGCATTTACGATGCTACCAATAAGAATATCACAAAAAATGAAATCGAGTACATGCTGCGAACTAAAAAACCAACTCTAAAAGCTGAGCTTGAACTATTGGTATCCGTTTCGAAAGATAAAGCTGCTGATATAAATGATTTTGTCATTCGATTAGAACAAAAGGGAATAAAAATATTCTTCAGACAAGACACCGATAGCAATCCAGTTGGACTACTATTCCTCTATCAAGGGAAAGTGATACCTGCTTCTAAACTCAAAAAAGAATTTGTATTGCCCCGAGTTTTGGAACACTTTGAACTTACAAATCACTCTAAATTACCTGAGTTTGCCAACTACATCAACGAAAGGACTAATAAAGCGTTGGTGTCGCAAGGATTCAATAGCTTATATGTAAAAATCAGAGGAAGTGTGGCTTCTGTATTTATAAAGGCAGCTGTAAATCAAGCATTATCACAAAATAAATCAATAGATTCATTTATAGGGAGTTTAGAGCAAAGTGGCATTAATTGCCTATTCAATGTCGCCAAAACTGGACGAGTGACTGGCATGAGCTTAATCTACAATGGTAAAGCTTATAAATCAAGCGATATAGACAGAAATTTTAGTTCTAACAAAATATTTAAAAAACTAGGTTATGAGCAAGTTAGAGACAGCGAGACAATTAATAAATCAAACGCTGCAACAAGAGCGCGACATGGAGATCAAATTCCAAAAGCAAGTGTTGGAGAGGTTCGAAACATTGAAAAACAATCAGGTCGTAATCTTCAATCGAATAAAAACGGAGACCTCAAAATCCGAAAAACTATGCAGCCAGATTTTAAATCAGCTTCAGGAACAACAAGATCAGATAACATTTCTCCTGAAAAGGCAGAAATCACTGGAAAATTGGCGACTGATTTCATTAATAATATTAGCAGTATTTTTAATCCTGGTTATTCTAAAGATGGACTAAATACACAGCGAAATGATAAGAAAGTTAAAAATAAGCCATCTTTATAA
- a CDS encoding metallophosphoesterase translates to MKIQIISDLHQEFGITELSFDNTDVVVIAGDINLGIKGLHWIQSRIKDKPVIYVLGNHEYYKSSYPKILNKLRTLAKNTNIHVLEDSFFDIDDIRFHGCTLWTDFSIFGNPMEYGIICQAVMNDYKMIKRDPSYSKIRTIDTYKIHQVSRKWLDESLQDSKKSKNIVITHHAPSLQSVSEQYKNDPVTAAYASNMEDFILKHQAAFWIHGHIHTPTRYHIGKTEIICNPHGYIDEPYNGYQKELIIDV, encoded by the coding sequence ATGAAAATACAAATAATCAGCGATTTGCATCAAGAGTTTGGTATTACGGAATTGTCTTTTGATAATACTGATGTTGTTGTGATTGCTGGCGACATAAACTTAGGGATAAAGGGATTGCATTGGATACAATCAAGAATTAAAGATAAGCCTGTGATTTATGTGCTTGGGAACCACGAATATTATAAAAGCTCTTATCCCAAAATACTAAATAAACTAAGGACATTGGCTAAAAACACTAACATTCATGTATTGGAAGATTCTTTTTTTGATATTGATGATATTCGATTTCATGGATGTACTTTATGGACAGACTTTTCCATTTTTGGTAATCCGATGGAATATGGTATCATTTGCCAAGCCGTTATGAACGACTATAAGATGATAAAGCGAGATCCTTCTTATTCTAAAATACGGACTATTGATACGTATAAAATTCATCAAGTCTCCCGCAAATGGCTGGACGAAAGTTTGCAAGATTCCAAGAAATCGAAAAATATTGTCATTACGCATCATGCGCCAAGTTTGCAATCTGTTTCGGAACAATATAAAAACGATCCAGTAACAGCTGCTTATGCTTCGAATATGGAAGATTTTATATTAAAGCACCAGGCTGCCTTTTGGATTCATGGCCATATCCATACCCCGACACGTTATCATATTGGCAAAACAGAAATTATTTGCAATCCTCATGGTTATATTGATGAACCCTATAATGGCTATCAAAAGGAATTGATTATTGACGTGTAA
- a CDS encoding type I restriction-modification system subunit M: MTREQERDQLHRAIWQIANDLRGSVDGWDFKSYVLGILFYRFISENLTSHINKAEWDTGNTYFDFAKLSDGDAEFGRKDTVSEKGFFILPSELFQNVQRNAENNPNLNVDLHRIFKDIESSANGTDSEDDLKGLFDDVDVNSNKLGGTVEQRNSRLAKILNAIAGLRLGDYQDNNIDAFGDAYEYLMTMYASNAGKSGGEFFTPQEVSELLAEITLVGKTQVNKVYDPACGSGSLLLKFAKVLGKDNVRQGFYGQEVNITTYNLCRINMFLHDINFEKFNISHGDTLMDPMHWDDEPFDAIVSNPPYSIKWEGDANPLLINDPRFAPAGVLAPKSKADLAFTMHMLSWLATSGTAAIVEFPGVLYRGGAEQKIRKYLIDNNYVDAVVQLPADLFFGTSIATCIIVLKKSKKDNATLFIDASAEFVRGGNKNKLSDDNRKKILNAFIIRETVDHFARLVPNEEIAQNDYNIAVSSYVEQENTTEATDIVALNQRIKEIVARQQELRISINAIVNDLEGVCNE; this comes from the coding sequence ATGACAAGAGAACAAGAGAGAGACCAATTACACCGTGCAATATGGCAGATTGCCAATGATTTAAGAGGAAGTGTTGATGGATGGGATTTTAAATCTTACGTATTAGGCATTTTATTTTATCGTTTTATATCTGAAAATCTAACCTCACATATCAATAAAGCAGAATGGGATACTGGAAATACTTATTTTGATTTTGCAAAACTATCGGATGGTGATGCCGAATTTGGTCGAAAAGATACCGTTTCTGAAAAAGGATTTTTTATTCTTCCATCTGAGTTATTTCAAAATGTACAACGGAATGCGGAAAACAATCCAAACTTAAACGTGGATTTACACCGTATTTTTAAAGATATCGAATCATCCGCTAATGGAACAGATAGCGAAGATGACCTAAAAGGCTTATTTGATGATGTTGATGTCAATAGCAATAAACTGGGTGGCACGGTAGAGCAACGAAATTCACGATTAGCCAAAATTTTAAATGCAATTGCTGGACTAAGATTGGGCGATTATCAAGATAATAATATTGATGCTTTCGGTGATGCGTACGAATACCTGATGACCATGTACGCGAGTAATGCAGGAAAATCAGGAGGAGAGTTTTTTACGCCTCAGGAAGTTTCTGAATTATTAGCTGAAATTACGTTAGTAGGCAAAACACAAGTAAACAAAGTATATGATCCAGCTTGTGGTTCGGGTTCTTTGTTGTTGAAGTTTGCCAAAGTATTGGGTAAAGATAATGTACGTCAGGGTTTTTATGGTCAGGAAGTGAATATCACGACCTACAACCTTTGTCGTATCAATATGTTTTTGCACGATATCAACTTCGAGAAGTTCAATATCAGCCACGGCGATACCTTGATGGATCCGATGCACTGGGATGATGAGCCTTTTGATGCTATCGTGTCAAATCCACCGTATTCCATTAAATGGGAAGGCGATGCCAACCCGCTATTGATTAATGATCCACGATTTGCCCCTGCTGGTGTATTAGCACCGAAGTCTAAAGCCGATTTGGCGTTTACGATGCATATGCTTTCGTGGTTGGCTACTTCGGGTACGGCTGCCATTGTAGAGTTTCCTGGGGTATTGTACAGAGGTGGAGCAGAACAAAAAATTCGTAAATATTTAATTGACAATAATTATGTAGATGCAGTCGTCCAATTACCAGCAGATTTATTTTTTGGTACGTCGATAGCGACTTGTATTATCGTATTGAAGAAAAGTAAAAAGGATAATGCGACCTTATTTATCGATGCTTCTGCCGAATTTGTACGTGGTGGTAATAAGAATAAATTGTCGGACGATAATCGAAAGAAAATTCTGAATGCGTTTATCATTCGTGAAACAGTGGATCACTTCGCGAGATTAGTGCCTAATGAGGAGATCGCACAGAACGATTATAATATTGCAGTAAGTTCGTATGTAGAACAGGAAAATACTACAGAAGCTACTGATATCGTTGCCTTGAATCAACGTATCAAAGAGATTGTAGCTCGTCAGCAGGAATTACGCATTTCTATAAATGCTATTGTCAATGATTTGGAAGGAGTGTGCAATGAGTAA
- a CDS encoding restriction endonuclease subunit S produces the protein MIWKECAMSKIDELIAQYCPDGVEYKTVWEVTAWDKKFNSVDNYKQPKVRKYKYYLANELKPMIVSNGTIKILTTNVSDLFTSEVFAEGNAIEDEIIAIPWGGNAVVQYYNGKFITSDNRIAVVNENSGLLTKFLYYIFLKNIDLIASFYRGSGIKHPNMSKILDMKVPIPPLPVQEEIVSILDKFTALQAELEAELEARTHQYEYYRNELLSFEGKDVEWKSLKEVALLKTGSRNTVDAILDAEFDFYVRSQDVLKIDGYDFDDKECIITSGDGVGVGKILHYVRGKYALHQRAYRILVNNSLLSTKFLYFYMKQTFYKYIMGNSVSSSVTSLRKPMLERYPIPIPPIEEQERIVGILDKFDALVNDISIGLPAEIQARRQQYEYYRGKLLTFEPLTA, from the coding sequence ATGATTTGGAAGGAGTGTGCAATGAGTAAAATAGACGAATTAATTGCTCAATATTGTCCTGATGGGGTTGAATATAAGACTGTTTGGGAAGTTACTGCATGGGATAAAAAGTTTAACTCAGTTGATAATTATAAACAGCCGAAGGTCAGAAAATATAAATATTATTTAGCGAATGAGTTAAAACCAATGATTGTGTCTAATGGTACAATCAAAATTTTAACAACTAATGTATCTGATTTGTTTACTTCTGAAGTTTTCGCTGAAGGGAATGCAATTGAAGATGAGATAATTGCCATTCCATGGGGAGGTAATGCTGTGGTACAATATTACAATGGAAAATTTATTACTTCTGATAATAGAATAGCTGTTGTTAATGAAAATTCAGGTTTATTAACTAAGTTTCTTTATTATATTTTTTTAAAAAATATAGATCTAATTGCGTCATTCTATAGAGGTTCTGGAATAAAGCATCCTAATATGTCAAAAATTTTAGATATGAAGGTTCCCATTCCACCCTTACCAGTTCAAGAAGAGATAGTTTCTATTTTGGATAAATTTACTGCGCTGCAGGCGGAGCTGGAGGCGGAGCTGGAGGCGCGTACGCACCAATACGAATACTACCGTAATGAACTGCTTTCTTTTGAAGGTAAGGATGTGGAGTGGAAGAGTTTGAAGGAAGTAGCATTATTAAAGACAGGTTCACGAAATACTGTTGATGCAATATTAGATGCAGAATTCGACTTTTATGTTAGGTCTCAAGATGTATTAAAAATTGATGGTTATGATTTTGATGATAAAGAATGTATTATAACATCTGGAGATGGTGTTGGAGTTGGTAAAATTTTACATTATGTAAGAGGAAAATATGCACTTCACCAAAGAGCATATAGGATATTAGTTAACAATAGTCTGTTAAGTACTAAATTTTTATACTTTTATATGAAACAAACTTTCTATAAGTATATAATGGGTAATTCAGTTAGTTCGTCGGTAACATCTTTAAGAAAACCAATGTTAGAAAGATATCCAATTCCTATTCCTCCAATAGAAGAGCAAGAGCGCATAGTAGGTATATTAGATAAATTTGATGCTTTGGTCAATGATATTTCTATAGGTTTGCCAGCTGAGATACAAGCACGCAGACAACAGTATGAATATTATCGTGGCAAGTTATTGACTTTTGAACCCTTAACGGCTTAA
- the fic gene encoding protein adenylyltransferase Fic produces MDKVSIRFFDDREVRAIWDDEQSKWWFSVLDIVSVLTDQDDYTKTRNYWKYLKAKLKKENNQLVSATTQLKLLASDGKRYKSDVLNYEGIIALGKTFPGTKANRFIEWFTYSDKTIDGKSKTKAYALFESSFIDSIEVGTIKGLQQIHAYLFGGLYDFAGQIRTKNIAKGGFQFAMAQFLPNTLKDIEAMPDSTFDEIVDKYVEMNIAHPFMEGNGRSTRIWLDLMLKRAEKKCVDWSKIAKNDYHQAMIKSVMDSQVLKSTLNGALTEDINSREMFMKGIDYSYYYEEN; encoded by the coding sequence ATGGATAAAGTTTCGATACGTTTTTTCGATGATCGTGAGGTACGTGCCATTTGGGATGATGAGCAGAGCAAATGGTGGTTTTCGGTATTGGATATTGTTTCCGTGCTGACGGATCAAGATGATTATACCAAAACACGAAATTATTGGAAATACTTAAAAGCGAAGCTGAAGAAAGAGAATAATCAGTTGGTTAGTGCCACTACCCAACTGAAATTGTTAGCATCAGATGGGAAACGATATAAGTCAGATGTGTTAAATTATGAAGGGATTATAGCTTTAGGTAAGACTTTCCCTGGTACTAAAGCCAATCGTTTTATCGAGTGGTTTACTTATAGTGATAAAACCATTGACGGCAAAAGTAAGACGAAAGCCTATGCGCTATTCGAAAGTTCGTTTATTGATAGCATAGAAGTCGGTACAATCAAAGGCCTGCAACAAATTCATGCGTATTTGTTTGGTGGCTTATATGATTTTGCTGGTCAGATTCGTACGAAGAATATTGCTAAAGGCGGTTTTCAGTTTGCTATGGCGCAATTTTTACCCAATACGTTGAAAGACATTGAGGCTATGCCAGATAGTACTTTTGACGAGATTGTAGACAAATATGTAGAAATGAACATTGCACATCCATTCATGGAAGGGAATGGTCGAAGTACACGTATTTGGTTGGATCTAATGCTCAAACGCGCCGAAAAGAAATGTGTGGATTGGAGTAAGATCGCTAAGAATGATTATCATCAAGCGATGATTAAAAGTGTTATGGATAGCCAAGTCTTAAAATCCACCTTAAATGGTGCATTGACTGAGGATATCAATAGCCGAGAAATGTTTATGAAAGGAATTGACTATTCGTATTACTACGAAGAAAATTAA
- a CDS encoding type I restriction endonuclease subunit R, with protein MPVTNYNLISENSESTVVAEYTTEYKREVHYQSEAELEKAFIALLEKQAYEFVTIHSNAELVNNLRLQLEKLNDYQFTEKEWKSFFESKLSNPNANIEDKTRLIQEDYIQALQCEDGSLRNIYLIDKKNIHNNHLQVINQYETAEGKRANRYDVTVLVNGLPIVHIELKKRGVSLQEAFNQIDRYERESFWADSGLFQYVQLFVISNGTLTKYYSNTTRYTHLKEKEKQGTKKSKTSNSYEFTSWWADGSNRPILDLMDFGKTFFAKHSILNIITKYCVFTSDKLLLVMRPYQIVATERILQKINISYNYKKYGTIDAGGFVWHTTGSGKTLTSFKTAQLASRLNFIEKVIFVVDRKDLDYQTMKEYDKFEKGAANSNTNTAVLKKQLDDLNAKIIITTIQKLSILIKKQKNHAIYSKPVVFIFDECHRSQFGDMHESIMKTFKKYFLFGFTGTPIFAKNANSGGKAHLKTTIQAFGCYPHGDPNNCPEEKHQSAIHTYTIVDAIADKNVLPFRVDYIRTIKEKDNIADRKVRDINREEVLLSPKYIANNVGYILEHFDQKTMRNSKPYYMTALANVHEVASAKDRNRIEEIKEKIRRSGFNSIFAVSSIDAAKFYYEEFKRQQKEVPELRKLKIATIFSFGQNDAEEDGVEDENSESTEGLSTSHRDFLDHAIIDYNLEFKTNYDTSPDKFQNYYKDVSLRMKNREIDLLIVVNMFLTGFDATTLNTLWVDKNLRMHGLLQAYSRTNRILNSIKTFGNIICFRNLEDATNEALALFGNKEAGGIVLLKTFDEYYNGYNDGKKDLRGYKDMVEELLERFPIGVPIISEEAQKEFIRLYGAILKLVNILRSFDEFAGNEILSDRDFQDYHGMYIELYNQFRGQGTGDRENVVDDIEFEMELIKQVEINIDYILMLIKKYHEGHLKDKEIVVNIQKAIDSSVDLRNKRDLIVKFVDSLTASSNVDEDWQKYVAEQKEAELNQIIAEERLKEEETKTFVDHSFKNGEIQSAGTSFAKILPPVSRFSPTGDLAKKKETVLEKLKVYFDRYFNIS; from the coding sequence ATGCCAGTAACCAATTATAACCTCATATCAGAAAATTCGGAATCTACGGTAGTGGCCGAATATACAACCGAATACAAAAGAGAAGTGCATTATCAATCTGAAGCAGAGCTTGAAAAGGCTTTTATAGCCCTATTAGAGAAACAAGCGTATGAATTCGTTACGATTCATTCGAATGCTGAATTGGTTAATAATTTACGTCTACAGCTAGAGAAATTAAACGATTACCAATTCACCGAAAAGGAATGGAAATCGTTTTTTGAAAGTAAACTTTCGAATCCCAATGCGAATATTGAGGATAAAACTCGATTAATACAAGAGGATTATATTCAAGCATTGCAATGTGAAGATGGGTCACTGCGCAATATCTATTTGATCGACAAAAAGAATATCCACAATAACCATCTTCAGGTTATTAATCAATATGAGACTGCTGAAGGAAAACGTGCGAATCGCTATGATGTGACAGTTTTGGTGAACGGTTTGCCGATTGTACATATTGAGTTGAAGAAGCGTGGCGTATCTTTGCAAGAAGCTTTTAACCAAATAGATCGCTATGAGCGTGAATCTTTCTGGGCTGATAGTGGTTTATTTCAGTATGTACAATTGTTTGTTATCTCTAATGGAACATTGACTAAGTATTACAGCAATACCACTCGCTATACGCACCTTAAAGAGAAGGAAAAACAAGGGACTAAAAAATCAAAAACAAGCAATAGCTACGAGTTTACTTCATGGTGGGCAGACGGCAGTAATCGCCCGATATTGGATTTGATGGATTTTGGTAAGACTTTTTTTGCCAAACATTCTATCCTAAATATTATAACCAAATACTGTGTCTTTACATCTGATAAATTGCTATTGGTGATGCGTCCTTATCAGATTGTAGCAACAGAGCGCATTTTGCAGAAAATCAATATATCCTATAATTATAAAAAATATGGGACTATTGATGCAGGTGGGTTTGTATGGCATACGACAGGTTCAGGTAAAACCTTAACTTCATTTAAGACGGCGCAACTAGCTAGCAGATTAAATTTTATAGAAAAAGTAATTTTCGTTGTCGATCGTAAGGATTTGGATTATCAAACCATGAAGGAGTATGACAAATTCGAAAAAGGTGCAGCAAATAGCAATACCAATACGGCAGTATTGAAAAAGCAATTGGATGATCTGAATGCGAAAATCATTATTACGACCATACAGAAATTGTCTATTCTGATTAAAAAGCAAAAGAATCATGCGATATACAGCAAACCAGTAGTTTTTATCTTTGATGAATGTCATCGTTCGCAGTTTGGTGATATGCATGAATCCATCATGAAGACTTTTAAGAAGTACTTTTTGTTCGGTTTTACAGGAACACCAATTTTTGCCAAAAATGCAAATAGTGGAGGTAAAGCACATCTAAAAACGACTATTCAAGCCTTTGGTTGTTATCCGCATGGTGATCCCAATAATTGCCCTGAGGAGAAACATCAATCCGCTATACATACCTATACAATTGTCGATGCTATTGCAGACAAAAATGTATTGCCTTTCCGAGTAGATTATATTCGTACGATAAAAGAGAAAGACAATATTGCAGATCGTAAAGTACGTGATATTAATAGGGAGGAGGTGCTATTATCGCCTAAATATATCGCTAATAATGTCGGTTATATACTAGAACATTTCGATCAAAAGACAATGCGTAATTCGAAGCCTTATTACATGACAGCTTTAGCTAATGTGCATGAGGTAGCATCTGCAAAGGATCGTAATCGAATAGAGGAAATTAAAGAAAAAATTCGTCGTAGCGGGTTCAATTCTATTTTCGCAGTGTCTTCTATTGATGCCGCAAAATTTTATTATGAAGAGTTCAAACGTCAGCAGAAGGAAGTTCCAGAGTTAAGAAAACTTAAGATAGCGACGATATTTAGTTTTGGTCAGAACGATGCCGAAGAAGATGGTGTAGAAGACGAAAATTCAGAATCAACAGAAGGATTAAGTACTTCTCATCGTGACTTCTTGGATCATGCCATTATCGATTATAATTTAGAATTTAAAACCAACTACGATACCTCTCCAGATAAGTTTCAGAACTATTATAAGGACGTTTCTTTACGCATGAAAAATCGAGAGATCGACTTATTAATCGTAGTAAATATGTTCTTAACAGGTTTTGATGCGACAACCTTAAATACACTTTGGGTAGATAAAAACTTGCGTATGCATGGTTTATTGCAAGCATATTCGCGCACTAATCGTATTCTAAACTCGATTAAGACCTTTGGTAATATCATTTGCTTTAGAAATTTGGAGGATGCTACAAATGAAGCTTTAGCATTATTTGGAAATAAAGAAGCTGGGGGTATCGTCTTACTCAAAACTTTCGATGAATACTATAATGGTTACAACGACGGCAAAAAGGATTTAAGAGGTTACAAAGACATGGTAGAAGAGCTTTTAGAGCGTTTCCCTATTGGTGTGCCAATCATAAGTGAAGAGGCTCAAAAAGAGTTTATACGCTTGTATGGAGCTATTCTAAAGCTCGTAAATATCTTACGTTCTTTTGATGAGTTTGCAGGTAATGAAATTCTATCGGATCGAGATTTTCAAGATTATCATGGCATGTATATAGAATTGTACAATCAATTTAGAGGACAAGGTACTGGTGATCGTGAAAATGTAGTTGATGATATCGAATTTGAAATGGAATTGATTAAGCAGGTTGAAATCAATATTGATTACATCCTAATGCTTATCAAAAAATACCATGAAGGTCATTTGAAAGACAAAGAGATTGTCGTAAATATCCAAAAGGCTATTGATTCAAGTGTAGACCTAAGAAATAAACGAGACCTTATCGTAAAATTTGTGGATTCACTAACTGCTTCATCGAATGTAGATGAGGACTGGCAAAAATATGTTGCTGAACAGAAGGAAGCAGAACTCAACCAAATCATTGCTGAAGAGCGTTTGAAAGAAGAAGAAACCAAAACTTTCGTTGATCACTCTTTCAAGAATGGCGAAATCCAATCTGCAGGTACTTCATTTGCTAAAATCTTACCACCTGTTTCAAGGTTTTCACCAACTGGTGATTTAGCCAAGAAAAAAGAAACGGTATTGGAGAAGCTGAAAGTCTACTTTGATAGGTATTTTAATATAAGTTAG
- a CDS encoding ABC-three component system protein, translated as MSNRNATASWSGYSHQGLVGILVAIKEIRRLISEYKQGEFGIHFLEYENNEDVAISREEIGTIKELLSVHQVKAYYSKGHLINTYKSVFTGAPIYQREPDGTLSKDGDGKKIETGNYNPGQWCNGSNYLHVVENITNWPTDNDFSSVGGNPNSIKRFEYEIGVFHCGTNQIDQYIIGHLKSADFHADNEGLASMALKRLCFELDSKIRSEHATKDSKSEYEIKFSFEEIMEIINSNVDVSTNDIYICRKLFYDSYDEVKKKSSLDEIELSEVDKLIDQIYHGFSDEDFLLFIRRLSLNRNPKYQYNTHMVFNPDGLKQVFFKLLLNLPNIYPEIMKEEFTLQYSSLRYVLTTIIEEKEDAKEVVQNILNNLDSHKLLWEKTSLINKEINGTFHDLNPDFFDIRKIEDKTIDFKGFMQYNGSTTFVCRDTAKTNLTNGSNN; from the coding sequence ATGAGTAATAGAAATGCGACCGCAAGCTGGAGTGGATACTCGCATCAAGGTCTGGTTGGAATACTGGTGGCGATTAAGGAAATACGTCGATTAATTAGTGAATATAAACAAGGTGAATTTGGAATTCATTTTTTGGAATATGAAAACAACGAAGATGTAGCGATTTCAAGAGAAGAGATTGGTACAATAAAGGAATTATTGTCTGTACACCAAGTTAAAGCATATTACTCAAAAGGACATTTAATAAATACATATAAATCTGTCTTTACAGGAGCTCCAATTTATCAACGAGAACCAGATGGAACGCTTTCAAAGGACGGTGATGGAAAGAAAATTGAAACAGGGAATTATAATCCTGGTCAATGGTGCAACGGATCAAATTATTTACATGTAGTTGAGAACATAACAAATTGGCCAACGGATAATGATTTTTCTTCTGTCGGAGGAAACCCTAATTCTATCAAAAGATTTGAATATGAAATAGGCGTTTTTCATTGCGGTACGAATCAAATAGACCAATATATTATAGGTCATTTGAAAAGTGCTGATTTTCACGCGGATAATGAAGGGCTAGCTTCAATGGCTCTTAAAAGATTATGTTTTGAACTGGACTCGAAAATTAGGTCTGAACATGCGACAAAAGACTCTAAAAGCGAATATGAAATTAAGTTCAGTTTTGAAGAAATTATGGAAATAATAAACAGTAATGTAGATGTTTCAACGAATGATATTTATATCTGTAGAAAATTATTTTATGATTCATATGATGAAGTAAAAAAGAAATCATCCCTTGACGAAATTGAATTATCAGAGGTTGATAAACTCATTGATCAAATTTATCATGGTTTTTCAGATGAAGATTTTTTACTTTTTATTCGTCGATTAAGCTTGAATAGAAACCCAAAATATCAGTATAATACTCACATGGTGTTCAATCCGGATGGCTTAAAACAGGTGTTTTTTAAGTTGTTATTAAATTTACCTAACATTTACCCTGAAATTATGAAAGAGGAATTTACTCTTCAATACTCTTCATTGAGATATGTATTAACTACCATCATTGAGGAAAAGGAGGATGCAAAAGAGGTAGTACAAAACATTCTTAATAATCTAGATTCTCATAAATTACTTTGGGAAAAAACATCATTAATCAATAAAGAGATCAACGGTACATTTCATGACTTGAATCCTGATTTTTTTGATATTCGAAAAATTGAAGATAAAACAATTGATTTCAAGGGATTTATGCAATATAATGGTTCTACTACATTCGTTTGTAGAGACACCGCTAAAACCAACTTAACCAATGGAAGCAATAATTAA